A section of the Roseivirga sp. BDSF3-8 genome encodes:
- a CDS encoding ABC transporter substrate-binding protein yields MQACSPDKPEKEPALTPAEGDSLLMAYAETFKLIRHQTYTEVTINEPWQGAAGPARYYLVPKGEPVPDHLGEEDVIRTPVSRTAVLSTSYLPMLNMLGVASTVRGFPDTSLISTRIYRQMASEGILYDLGQGTQIDRELLLQIEPEVVFGFGVGEPSSIERVLNAAGHRMVYNTDYLEKHPLGRAEWIKFFGAFYDKEALADSLFTTISERYDSLRQRATQNDPEPAVMASNLYGDTWYVPAGESWVATFIHDAGGRYLWKDTEGAGSLQMAFEPVLEKAQHADVWLNASNYTSLKDMAAADVRYTYFAPWKEGEVYNPLKSNGTANGNLYYELGYARPDLVLKDLILILQPDMAATGVNADTLTFYEKLP; encoded by the coding sequence GTGCAAGCCTGCAGCCCTGACAAGCCGGAGAAGGAGCCTGCGCTCACCCCTGCTGAGGGCGACAGCCTTCTTATGGCCTATGCGGAAACCTTTAAACTCATACGGCACCAGACCTATACTGAAGTTACGATAAACGAGCCCTGGCAGGGGGCTGCCGGACCTGCCCGCTATTACCTGGTGCCTAAAGGTGAGCCAGTGCCTGATCACCTGGGTGAGGAAGATGTCATTCGCACCCCGGTGAGCCGCACAGCCGTATTATCGACCTCATACCTGCCTATGCTGAACATGCTCGGCGTAGCCTCCACAGTCAGGGGTTTTCCGGATACAAGCCTTATATCCACCCGCATATACCGGCAAATGGCTTCAGAGGGCATCCTCTACGACCTGGGCCAGGGCACACAGATAGACCGGGAACTCCTACTGCAGATTGAGCCTGAGGTGGTATTCGGATTTGGTGTAGGTGAACCATCTTCTATCGAAAGGGTACTGAATGCGGCGGGGCATCGCATGGTGTACAATACAGACTACCTGGAAAAGCACCCCCTGGGGCGGGCCGAATGGATCAAATTTTTCGGGGCTTTTTATGATAAAGAGGCCCTTGCTGACAGCCTGTTTACGACTATCAGTGAGCGCTATGACTCGCTGAGGCAAAGAGCCACACAGAATGATCCTGAGCCGGCCGTAATGGCTTCTAATCTGTATGGAGATACGTGGTACGTTCCGGCCGGTGAAAGCTGGGTGGCTACTTTTATCCATGATGCGGGAGGCAGGTACCTCTGGAAGGATACTGAAGGGGCCGGCAGCCTGCAGATGGCCTTTGAGCCGGTGCTGGAAAAAGCCCAGCATGCAGATGTGTGGCTCAATGCCAGTAACTACACGAGCCTTAAAGACATGGCAGCGGCTGATGTGCGCTATACGTACTTTGCCCCCTGGAAAGAAGGCGAGGTCTATAATCCACTTAAAAGTAATGGCACTGCTAACGGAAACCTGTACTATGAGCTAGGCTATGCCAGGCCTGATCTTGTGCTGAAAGACCTGATCCTGATCCTGCAGCCGGACATGGCAGCTACAGGAGTAAATGCAGACACGCTGACATTTTACGAAAAGCTCCCTTAG
- a CDS encoding ABC transporter permease, with protein sequence MQFPYFIFKRLNSSENGSFSRTIHKVAVASVGFGLAAVLISIMILDGFQNTIREKVFALGGHLQVIKYTMGNSYEEEPISLNVPIYQNPDQFYQVTHVQEFANKAGLLKTDEDVYGVLLKGVSHSFDMNRFGPNIVEGRFPELPDSGYSREVMISRKIANKLKLGVGDKVLMYFIMNPIRYRPLTISGIYNTALEDFDEKVILGDLNMIRRLNDWPDSLAGGLELFVKDFKGIDIAQEKVRDQVNYDFNVLKVTDRYPQIFDWFTLLNQNVVILTTIIVTVALFNMISILLILIMERTQMIGLLKAMGANNKQIRQIFSYNGMRLTIRGMVIGNAVAIGFGLIQQQFKLIPLDPENYYMEFVPIAWNLPIMIGLNVGIFLLTSLVLVLPTWLITRIKPIKAIRFS encoded by the coding sequence TTGCAATTCCCTTACTTCATTTTCAAGCGACTTAATTCCTCAGAAAACGGTTCGTTTTCCCGCACCATACACAAGGTAGCCGTAGCCAGCGTTGGGTTTGGCCTGGCCGCCGTCCTTATCTCCATCATGATACTGGATGGGTTTCAGAACACTATCCGGGAAAAAGTTTTTGCCCTGGGCGGTCACCTGCAGGTCATCAAATATACTATGGGTAATTCATACGAAGAAGAGCCCATCTCTCTCAATGTTCCAATATATCAAAACCCGGACCAGTTTTACCAGGTCACCCATGTGCAGGAGTTTGCTAACAAAGCAGGCTTGCTCAAGACGGATGAGGATGTATACGGTGTGCTGCTAAAGGGGGTCAGCCATAGCTTTGATATGAATCGATTTGGTCCGAATATAGTCGAGGGCCGCTTTCCCGAGCTGCCGGACTCCGGCTACAGCAGGGAAGTAATGATAAGCCGGAAGATAGCCAATAAGCTTAAGCTCGGTGTGGGAGATAAGGTGCTCATGTATTTTATCATGAACCCTATCCGGTATCGTCCCCTTACCATCAGTGGTATATATAACACTGCCCTGGAGGATTTCGATGAAAAGGTCATACTTGGTGACCTTAATATGATCCGCAGGCTGAACGACTGGCCCGATTCGCTGGCAGGGGGGCTGGAGCTGTTTGTGAAGGACTTTAAGGGCATAGATATAGCCCAGGAAAAAGTGAGAGACCAGGTTAATTATGATTTCAATGTACTGAAAGTCACAGACCGCTATCCGCAGATATTCGACTGGTTTACCCTCTTAAATCAGAACGTGGTCATCCTAACCACCATTATTGTGACGGTGGCCCTGTTTAACATGATCTCGATACTGCTTATTCTCATCATGGAGCGCACCCAGATGATTGGCTTACTTAAGGCTATGGGGGCTAACAATAAGCAGATAAGGCAGATCTTCTCCTATAACGGTATGAGACTTACCATTCGCGGCATGGTGATAGGCAATGCCGTGGCCATCGGCTTCGGGCTTATCCAGCAGCAATTCAAACTGATACCCCTCGATCCGGAAAACTACTACATGGAGTTTGTTCCCATTGCCTGGAACCTCCCTATTATGATTGGGTTAAATGTCGGCATCTTCCTGCTTACCTCGCTGGTGCTCGTATTACCTACCTGGCTCATTACCCGTATAAAACCGATCAAAGCCATACGGTTTAGCTAA
- a CDS encoding exo-beta-N-acetylmuramidase NamZ domain-containing protein: MRNYLLLVIMFLALLPVTACAASDDRQKQARPPAEEYPQEKSIMTAAARPEAYIPLLEGKNVAVIVNQTSTTGEQHLVDLLLEKGVALKKIMVPEHGFRGTADAGEKVQDGVDPATGLPVISLYGSNKKPSADKLADIDVVVFDLQDVGVRFYTYISTMHYALEACAENGKKLVVLDRPNPNGMYIDGPILKEKFRSFVGMHPIPVLHGLTVGELARMINGEGWLAGGLTCELEVVPVVNYSHDMSYTLPVKPSPNLPNDLSIQLYPSLCFFEGTPISVARGTVFPFQAIGYPEPSYGVFTFTPKSIPGMAKSPKLEGKTCYGIDFRNSDEQPEGLDLTYLIDYHNKWEGSKPFFTDFFNLLAGTDVLAEQIKQGFNGEDIRMSWQEELQAYKEMRKKYLLYK, encoded by the coding sequence ATGAGAAACTACCTTCTGCTGGTGATAATGTTTTTAGCGCTACTGCCAGTCACCGCCTGCGCAGCAAGTGACGACCGGCAAAAACAGGCTCGGCCCCCTGCAGAGGAATACCCGCAAGAAAAATCTATCATGACCGCTGCTGCCAGGCCAGAGGCTTATATCCCTCTTTTGGAAGGCAAAAATGTAGCGGTGATCGTAAATCAGACTTCTACCACCGGCGAACAGCACTTGGTGGACTTGCTACTGGAAAAAGGGGTGGCGCTAAAAAAGATCATGGTGCCTGAGCATGGCTTCCGCGGCACGGCTGATGCCGGTGAAAAGGTACAGGACGGGGTGGATCCGGCAACCGGGCTGCCTGTCATAAGCCTTTATGGAAGTAACAAAAAGCCGTCTGCGGATAAGCTGGCGGATATCGATGTGGTGGTTTTTGACCTGCAGGACGTGGGCGTACGCTTCTATACCTACATCAGCACCATGCACTACGCCCTGGAGGCCTGTGCCGAAAACGGCAAAAAACTGGTGGTGCTGGACAGGCCAAATCCTAACGGAATGTACATCGATGGCCCTATCCTGAAGGAAAAGTTCAGAAGCTTTGTGGGGATGCACCCTATTCCTGTGCTCCACGGACTTACAGTGGGTGAACTGGCCAGGATGATAAATGGTGAAGGCTGGCTGGCCGGGGGACTAACTTGCGAACTGGAGGTAGTTCCTGTAGTCAACTATTCACACGATATGTCGTATACGCTACCGGTGAAGCCCTCTCCCAACCTGCCTAATGACCTAAGCATTCAGTTGTATCCTTCCCTATGCTTCTTTGAAGGCACTCCCATCAGTGTAGCACGGGGCACGGTGTTCCCTTTTCAGGCAATAGGCTACCCTGAGCCATCATACGGAGTGTTTACCTTCACACCGAAAAGTATTCCCGGGATGGCTAAGAGCCCCAAGCTGGAGGGTAAAACTTGCTACGGAATTGATTTTCGCAATAGTGATGAGCAGCCGGAGGGTCTTGACCTAACCTACCTCATCGACTATCACAATAAATGGGAAGGCTCAAAACCTTTTTTCACTGATTTTTTCAACCTGCTGGCAGGTACGGATGTACTGGCGGAGCAAATCAAGCAGGGATTCAATGGGGAAGATATACGTATGAGCTGGCAGGAAGAGCTACAGGCATATAAGGAGATGCGTAAAAAGTATTTGCTATATAAGTAA
- the meaB gene encoding methylmalonyl Co-A mutase-associated GTPase MeaB, with protein sequence MAARRKNRLSLEEYREGILNGDRITLGRAITLVESTLTEDREMAEELLDSLMPETGKSIRIGITGVPGVGKSTFIESFGTLLTGHEHKVAVLAIDPSSRKTGGSIMGDKTRMEELSHDPNAFIRPSSTGTTLGGVAGRTREAMLLCEASGFDIIFIETVGVGQSETAVHGMVDFFLLLMLAGAGDELQGIKKGIMEMADGIVITKADGDNLKTAKKAKQEYQNALHLFPTNESGWYPKVLTCSAMKSQGLTEVWELIEKHHKALYQNGFFDKKRKDQQLQWMQDAIEHQLIVDFYASEQVKGSIDRITSDVLAGNTSPGKAARDLLRHYRNH encoded by the coding sequence ATGGCAGCACGCAGAAAAAACAGGCTTTCACTTGAAGAGTACCGCGAGGGAATACTAAATGGCGACCGCATCACACTGGGCCGGGCCATTACCCTGGTAGAAAGTACCCTGACTGAGGACCGGGAGATGGCTGAAGAGCTGCTGGACAGCCTCATGCCTGAAACAGGCAAAAGCATTCGTATAGGAATTACCGGGGTGCCGGGAGTAGGCAAAAGCACCTTCATTGAGTCTTTTGGCACCTTGCTTACCGGCCATGAGCACAAAGTGGCTGTGTTAGCGATAGACCCCAGTAGCCGAAAAACGGGGGGCAGCATCATGGGGGATAAGACCCGTATGGAGGAATTAAGCCACGACCCTAATGCATTTATCAGGCCCTCCTCTACCGGCACTACATTGGGTGGAGTGGCAGGCCGTACCCGGGAAGCCATGCTTCTCTGTGAAGCGTCAGGTTTTGACATAATATTTATTGAAACAGTAGGGGTTGGGCAGTCTGAAACTGCCGTGCATGGCATGGTCGACTTCTTCCTGCTCCTTATGCTTGCCGGTGCTGGGGATGAACTGCAGGGCATTAAAAAGGGTATTATGGAAATGGCCGATGGCATAGTGATCACCAAAGCGGATGGAGATAACCTTAAGACTGCTAAAAAGGCAAAACAAGAATATCAGAATGCGCTGCACCTGTTCCCAACTAATGAATCAGGATGGTACCCTAAGGTACTCACCTGCTCTGCTATGAAAAGCCAGGGCCTTACGGAAGTATGGGAACTGATAGAGAAGCACCATAAGGCCCTTTATCAAAATGGCTTCTTTGATAAGAAGCGAAAAGATCAGCAACTGCAATGGATGCAGGATGCGATCGAACATCAGCTTATCGTCGATTTTTATGCGAGCGAGCAGGTAAAGGGCTCTATTGACCGGATTACCTCTGATGTGCTGGCCGGCAACACCAGCCCTGGCAAGGCCGCCAGAGACTTGCTGAGGCACTACCGCAATCATTGA
- a CDS encoding nuclear transport factor 2 family protein, which yields MKYLLLTVCLLFCLSAKAQNMSLSPAEVAENSLKSLEGLKGVERDWDSFRSYFTPDVRISLLRKSTDGEEEVRHLTLEEFIEKAGANYLKNGFYEYPVTDPVVHTYGQTAVVWQPYAIKFNMEGEEIMRGINIYHLIQVNGQWRITFLTWEAQNETMPVTEWRESQE from the coding sequence ATGAAATACCTGCTATTAACTGTATGCCTCCTGTTTTGTCTGTCTGCTAAGGCCCAAAACATGTCCCTGTCTCCGGCGGAGGTAGCTGAAAACTCTCTGAAGTCTCTGGAAGGCCTCAAAGGAGTGGAAAGAGATTGGGATAGTTTTCGTTCTTACTTCACGCCGGACGTCCGGATCAGTTTGCTTCGCAAGTCTACGGATGGAGAGGAAGAAGTACGTCACCTTACGCTTGAAGAGTTTATAGAAAAAGCGGGGGCTAACTACCTTAAAAACGGCTTTTACGAATACCCTGTTACTGATCCGGTAGTACATACCTACGGACAAACCGCGGTGGTATGGCAGCCGTACGCCATTAAGTTTAACATGGAAGGCGAAGAAATTATGCGTGGCATCAATATTTACCATCTGATACAGGTAAACGGGCAGTGGCGGATCACATTTCTTACCTGGGAGGCTCAAAATGAGACCATGCCTGTTACGGAATGGCGGGAAAGCCAGGAGTAA
- a CDS encoding VOC family protein, whose translation MDLGVFYPSLVVKDITKSKAFYEKLGFSMIPNGGSVKEKWLVMSNGDIKIGLFESMFPKNTLTFHPKDAREIHSTIKDTIDIEYMGEGMKATKGPCSFVINDPDGNPILFDQYE comes from the coding sequence ATGGATTTAGGCGTATTTTATCCCTCACTGGTAGTAAAGGACATTACAAAATCGAAAGCCTTTTATGAAAAGCTCGGCTTTTCTATGATACCCAACGGCGGTTCAGTAAAAGAAAAGTGGTTGGTGATGTCCAACGGCGACATTAAGATCGGCCTGTTTGAAAGCATGTTTCCTAAGAACACGCTCACTTTCCATCCTAAAGACGCTCGCGAAATACATAGTACTATTAAGGACACCATCGATATAGAGTATATGGGCGAAGGCATGAAGGCAACCAAAGGCCCCTGCTCATTCGTGATCAATGACCCTGACGGCAACCCGATCCTTTTCGATCAGTACGAATAA
- a CDS encoding heavy metal-binding domain-containing protein — protein MIVTTTNSIEGKTITEYKGLVVGETIIGANIFRDFFASIRDIVGGRSGSYEQVLREAKDTAVAEMKEKAQAMGGNAVVGVDLDYETLGSNNGMLMVIASGTAVRYE, from the coding sequence ATGATTGTAACTACAACCAATTCCATAGAGGGTAAAACCATCACCGAATATAAAGGCCTGGTAGTAGGCGAAACGATAATAGGAGCTAATATCTTCCGTGATTTTTTCGCAAGTATACGAGACATTGTAGGAGGTCGCTCAGGCTCTTACGAGCAAGTACTACGTGAAGCGAAAGATACTGCCGTAGCTGAGATGAAAGAGAAGGCTCAGGCGATGGGTGGCAACGCAGTAGTCGGGGTGGACCTGGACTACGAAACACTGGGCAGTAATAACGGCATGCTAATGGTGATAGCCAGTGGTACCGCTGTTCGATATGAGTAA